Proteins encoded by one window of Flagellimonas lutaonensis:
- a CDS encoding ferritin, with product MLSKKVEKALNNQIRIEAESSQVYLSMASWAEVKGLEGIAGFMYDHSDEERMHMLKLIKYVNERGGHAQISELKAPKTEFGTFQKMFEELYQHEIFVSKSINDIVHITLEEKDYATHNFLQWYVSEQIEEEALARTILDKISLIGNDKGGLYLFDRDLQQINVESAASNMGGE from the coding sequence ATGTTATCAAAAAAAGTTGAAAAAGCACTCAACAACCAAATACGGATTGAAGCAGAATCATCGCAAGTGTACCTTTCAATGGCCTCATGGGCCGAAGTAAAGGGATTGGAAGGCATAGCGGGCTTCATGTACGACCATTCTGATGAAGAACGCATGCACATGCTCAAACTCATCAAATATGTGAACGAACGGGGCGGCCACGCACAAATATCTGAACTGAAGGCACCCAAAACGGAGTTTGGCACCTTTCAAAAGATGTTCGAAGAGCTGTACCAACACGAAATCTTTGTGTCGAAAAGCATCAACGATATTGTGCACATAACCTTGGAAGAAAAAGACTATGCCACCCATAATTTTCTGCAGTGGTACGTTTCTGAGCAGATAGAGGAAGAAGCGCTTGCCCGCACCATATTGGACAAGATCAGTTTGATTGGAAACGACAAGGGAGGCCTTTACCTTTTTGACCGTGACTTGCAACAGATCAATGTTGAAAGTGCGGCCTCCAACATGGGCGGTGAGTAA
- a CDS encoding phosphatase PAP2 family protein has protein sequence MKTAMPLLLALFIFQVSAQKAPVQKQRTLWNDFTYDMGSMFGGIGHAYSRPFHWKGDDWARFGYTAAGTALLFTIDDELDDWANGIRGDVPQFVKDYGNRFGNPDNNYMLTGGIYAVGLFTKNEKLRRTGVLLMASATAGGFLQQVTKRIIGRARPRSGDPSSTYDLFHLDRVFNYDSFFSGHTMLAFTNAYAIAKQFKNPWVKAGIYTVGMVPGFVRVVDRFHWVSDVAFSAVLSIFIVESIDKYLDKKYSEKYNDQSKDVSWHLSFGPRKMGVVISF, from the coding sequence ATGAAAACAGCCATGCCCCTATTACTTGCCCTTTTTATCTTTCAGGTGAGCGCACAAAAAGCGCCCGTTCAAAAACAGCGCACCCTGTGGAATGACTTCACCTATGACATGGGCAGCATGTTCGGGGGAATCGGGCATGCCTACAGTCGCCCATTTCACTGGAAGGGCGATGATTGGGCCCGATTTGGCTACACCGCTGCCGGTACCGCACTGCTGTTTACTATTGATGATGAACTGGACGATTGGGCCAATGGCATTCGGGGCGATGTGCCGCAATTCGTCAAAGATTACGGAAACAGGTTTGGCAACCCTGACAACAACTATATGCTCACAGGAGGTATCTATGCGGTGGGACTCTTCACCAAAAATGAAAAATTACGGAGAACAGGGGTATTGCTCATGGCCTCGGCCACAGCCGGGGGCTTTCTGCAACAGGTCACCAAACGGATCATCGGAAGGGCCCGTCCACGAAGTGGTGATCCATCCAGCACCTATGATCTCTTTCACCTCGACCGGGTCTTCAATTACGATTCGTTCTTTTCGGGCCATACGATGTTGGCCTTTACCAATGCCTATGCCATCGCCAAACAGTTCAAGAATCCCTGGGTGAAAGCAGGTATCTACACCGTGGGCATGGTGCCCGGTTTCGTTAGGGTGGTAGACCGTTTTCATTGGGTCTCCGATGTGGCATTCAGCGCAGTACTGAGTATCTTTATCGTGGAATCAATCGATAAATACCTTGACAAAAAATACAGCGAAAAGTACAACGACCAAAGCAAAGATGTAAGCTGGCACCTGTCTTTCGGGCCAAGAAAAATGGGCGTGGTCATTTCTTTTTAA
- a CDS encoding histone deacetylase — translation MLKIAYHPIYCHPLPVGHRFPMIKYELLPEQLLHEGTCCDDNFFEPEFPDDDHILAAHDGNYYQKLTALQLKPSEVRKIGFPLSRELVKRERMIAHGTIKGCRFALEHGIAMNIAGGTHHAYSNRGEAFCMLNDQAIGARYLLKSGLAKKVLVVDLDVHQGNGTAEIFRDDPAVFTFSMHGRGNYPFKKETSDLDIPLEKGTGDGAYLSILNETLPRLIEQVEPDFIFYLCGVDVLKSDKLGTLGMSAQGCAARDRLVLETCKKNAIPVQCSMGGGYSPDIKTIVEAHANTYRLAQEIYF, via the coding sequence TTGCTCAAAATAGCCTATCATCCCATTTACTGTCATCCATTACCTGTGGGGCATCGCTTTCCGATGATCAAATATGAGCTATTGCCCGAACAACTGTTGCATGAGGGTACGTGCTGTGATGATAATTTCTTTGAACCTGAATTTCCTGATGATGACCATATTCTGGCAGCACATGATGGCAACTACTATCAAAAACTGACTGCCCTGCAATTGAAGCCCAGTGAAGTGCGAAAAATAGGCTTTCCCCTGTCGCGCGAGCTGGTCAAGCGCGAACGGATGATTGCCCATGGCACCATAAAGGGATGCCGGTTTGCTCTTGAGCATGGCATTGCCATGAACATCGCAGGCGGCACGCACCATGCCTACAGCAACCGTGGTGAGGCCTTTTGCATGCTGAACGATCAGGCAATCGGGGCCCGATATCTCTTAAAATCCGGTTTGGCAAAAAAAGTGCTGGTCGTCGATCTTGATGTGCACCAAGGGAACGGTACCGCCGAGATTTTTCGGGATGACCCGGCAGTCTTTACCTTTTCGATGCACGGTCGTGGAAACTATCCCTTTAAAAAGGAAACGTCTGACCTCGACATCCCACTTGAAAAAGGAACTGGTGACGGTGCGTATCTTTCGATTTTGAACGAAACACTCCCCAGACTTATCGAGCAGGTCGAACCGGACTTTATTTTTTATCTCTGCGGTGTAGATGTACTAAAGTCAGACAAACTCGGTACTTTGGGCATGAGTGCCCAGGGCTGTGCGGCACGTGACCGGTTGGTGCTTGAAACCTGCAAAAAAAACGCCATACCCGTGCAATGCAGCATGGGAGGTGGCTACTCGCCCGACATCAAAACCATTGTCGAGGCCCATGCAAACACCTACAGGTTGGCACAAGAAATTTATTTTTAG